atacggttggcggaatgggctgatagcgtcgcggcaaagcagacgccacgctagcccacaccgctgggaaagaaagctccactaaaacttgacaataaaagtattctctctctctccttcactgGATACATGAATTATATACTATATTtatatactatactatatacCAATGAATTAGGCTTAGACTTTTTTTGCTGGCTGCAGCCTCATGGTTTCAAAGGCGTACTTCAACATTTTGCCGCACAATGTTCTCCAATGAACCGCACATCTATTAGGCAAGAAAACAAAACCAAACATTTGTTTAAAAAGTTCGGCTTTCAACTTAGCCTCACAATTTCAAGCAAAATGCCATTAGTCATTCCTTAAGAGCCCTCGAAATGCCTGTAAggtttaaaataaataaaaatgttgtcTCAAGTGATTTTTAGCCAATGTAAGTTCTACTTCACGATGCACCCTTGCAAGAACAACTCACCAATGAGCAATTTGTGCAAACAAACCCTCTCTTTATTGAAACACAAGTCAATAAAGGCATTTTTTAAAGCGCAAAAAGAAATCGGGAATACTTAAATTACACAAAATAGAATGTCGTCCTGCTGCTTGCATGACCTGCAAAACATTGTCCGTCTTGACAAAAGAAAAACACCAGCAACTTTGGCGACTTACTGGAACATGTACTTCTGTAACACATCAGGAGCTGGGAATCCCCAGTTGGGCCAAAACACGTGCAATAGTTGCCGTGCAGAGCGCGAGCCTCAATGCCAGTGTTGACAAACGCAAGTTATTTTGCTTAACCCAACACCACACAATGCACGGGCAGTTGGCAGTGAGCTTCCACGCAATCAATGCAGGTTTTGGAACAAGGACTGTGAAACGAGAAAAGCAGAATTCACTAATGTGCCAGGGGGATTAAATTCCCAGCGCAGCGGCACACTTGTGTCGTACCCACACGGGCCGTTGCAAGATGCTCCCGAGGGGAACAACCGAGCACAGCGACCCGTAAAGGGCGAGGCCCTGGTAGCTCACAACATTGTGACTAAATGGTTTCGTGTGATGCCCACCAGGCAGTTTTCAAACCTTGACTTCAGGATTTGATGCCAATAATAATGTGTAATGGTTATTACGATTATGGGAAAATTGTTGACTGCAAACAACTAGCTGTTCCCGACAGCTACGGAAGAAGTCCACCCTAGACAGCTTACGTTTACAAACAAGCTACTCAGGTTATGAGCAGGACTGAAGACCCAAACTGGCAATGGTTCTGGCGTTTTGCAGCAACCTTGCCCAAACATTCCAATGCAAACACAAAAACACGCTAACATCATCTTCCGCTGCATCACAACACATTCGTGCTGACGGCAGGAACAAAACACCGCATTTAACTTCAATATGCAAGTGGCTAAACAGAACACAGCTTGTgctgaggaaaaaaaataagcTGACAAAATTGTATTGTCAACTTGAGAGCATAGGAAATTTTCAAAGTACATTTACCTTAGAACAGGACTGAGCAGGTCGCTGCTCACAGTTAAACAGGATTTACGTTTCTAGTTACTTCCTGCAAGTTGATGATGCATTGCTGTAGCCACAGCTGTCAAATGCCTACAAGTGGCACTGAACCAACTAAGGAGCAGTTTTCAGTTACAACATGCCATCTTCTGAAAGCTGTTCAAATCTGACAGtggggaaaaaaaatgtgaacTGCTGCAATCCTTGTACATTACTTTGTGCAAGGATGATCCAACAGTAACCAATCTTCACAGCTTACTACTTAATGAATTTGGTTTGCCAGAAATCAAAGAGAAAGAAGTGTGAAAACAAGATTCTGTGTTGCCTAATGGTTGTAAACAGGCCTCTCAACTTCAGTGGTGGAAGACTTCTCTAGAAGGCTGGCTCCAAGAATGAGTGCATTCTATTTTAATCACTCGAAGCAGCTGCAGCTGGGCAGTGGCAGAATGCAATGCCAGCTACTTTAGGCATTACAGCTGATTCACCTCTGACACGACATCTGGCATCAAACGTTACGACACTCCAGATTTTCAGGAGTTTATGAACTCGCAGCAATATGAAGGCTTGGAAATACAGCTGTTAACTCTCCTGATTTTCCAAACGCCAGGAGAGTAAGTTGGGGGAAAAGACCCGAGTTGGATCATGCTGttctcctccctccctccccctatTTTTTTTCATGGAGTCCGAGTGTGTCCATTCCATGAAAATTCCACGGGAGCATGAAAATTCCACGGGTGCATGGGTAAGGGAGGGGAGGGGCTAGCTTTGGGATAAATAAAATGCGTGCTCCGCtgtcaaggtaaaaaaaaattcagcttcCTTCAGCTGATGCAAGCTACTTATTGACTTGTCGAAGCGAGAACATCCTGGCACGAGACACTTTCTCGGAGCAGAAGCAAAGTCCAGCAGCGCTGTCGAGCTTCTCTGCAGATTTCGTACTTTTGCTTGAAAGCAGATCCCTCAGTGACGCTCCTCTAAATGTCTGTTTTGACTTCAGCACTGAAATTCACAAgcaggacaaagaaaaaaagaacacaaaaacaaaaacaaaatagcgAAAGAAAGACAATGTTGAACACAAGAGACTTAATTTTCTCTCTCCAAAATTTTGGAAATGGCTGTGGGTGAACGGAGCCCAGGTCACAATCACACACTCTTTTCCCTGCCCCGAGATTTTCCTTCTTCCCAAGGAaaacacaaaatgaaacaaacaaaaatttagGATGAGAAACATCCTGGCACCCTGACGGAAACGGTCGTAACAACACAGCAGTCATGAGTGGTACAGGATGTCATAGTGTCCTGGCCTGTACAGAAGGTGGATGCGGGGCTCACGGTCTTCGGGGAAGTCATGGGTGTTGACCTTGCCGCCGATGCCGCGGTCCATATATTGGATGCGTACACCAACGCCTAGGTTGCGCGTCAATGAGATGACGTGGATGTGGTCACTCTCCTTGTACATGGGCTCCACTTCCTGCGAGGACGGACCAGGGCAATGAGAAGGGAATACAGGACCTTCTTGAACCACTCGCTTGACTCGTACGTCTCATAGATAGCAGTCAGTGAAATGGAGGCCACGAAAGTAACGCAGTCATGAACACCTAACTCCACAAATTTGACAACGCCAGttgtttttcaactgcgaggttttCTGCGGGATTACTACTGCATGTAAAaagtttgttgttgttttcgaaGGCTTCCTTCAGGCTTCGAAAAAAAGCTTTTATGTAACATGCGTTGAGCAACAGAAGGCTGGATTGAGAATTTTTCAGGATGGCACACAATTTCCCTATTGACACTATTGCTCAagatataatatttgagaagttgattaattaataaaaGCTCATTATAtaattaggcaaaatacaaaagGCTGTCCGACTTGCTCCACGCAATGGCAAACAAGAATAGCTTGGTTCTGCCCGGCTATGAGGCAATTGCATAACTCTGCTTCTTGCTTCGAATTGGCTTCCTCAGTCCCTTGGTCCCCAATAAACAGTTTCCCTAATCTACAAGTCCACTTCTCTGCCCCCCATACTTGCCCAACTAATTTCGGCCCTAGTCATAGTTCAAACGAAGACTGAAGTGCTAGACGCCCATGCCGGGCCTTGCTTCTTACACATGGTTTCATCACCAGAGCCACACCAACATTTTCCATGTAATAATTCAGGCAAACTATGCTTGTACACACTGTTTGCAAAAGATCATATACCATTAATACCATTACTTAGCCAAACTGCCTCACAGGAACGCTAGCTTCGGAAACAGCACAAGGGGTCCTATAGGCTAGCTTGCCCTTGCGCAGTTTGTAATCCTTCCAACTCGGCGGTGAACACATCATGTTCATCCCCGATCATCAACGTGCTATCTTTTGAAGCAATGCTATATGTTCATCTGTGTGTTTAGGCcaataacttctttttttctttataatgtCAAGGAACACAAGGAGATGGTTACTTTCTCCACTTATAAGGACATGTTCCCTTCAGCATCTAACCAGAGTATATAAACAAAAATTTGTCTTTTTAATATTCACAACATACTTTTTCCTGTTCACAACGTACAGGTCAGTAATAAGAACTGACTTGATCACTGAGCTTTCTTCCAAGGCAGAGGAGGTTAAGGAACATGGTAGAAGGCACATTTTTCTGAACAACATTTTTCCTGGAAGGAGGTGATAAAGAACTTGCCTGCTTGCAGAACTCCTGCACGGTCCTCTGTCCATCAATGAAGCTGGCAAAGAACGATGCCTCCTTCTGCAGCTGGCCGGACGTCAGCAACCTGCACGCACCCGATGCTCAACAACCATCACCAGCAACGTCATGCAAGACACTGCACGCTTCTTGTACGCAGCAGGACAACTGTTGACAAGTAGGGACGTCGGGAGAGAGACGTTTTAGTTTGACACTCACGTTGGTATTCTAAGGCTGGTCCTGGCGTCAACAATATCACGACTCCATCCCACCAGAGCCAGTTTTCCTAACCTCGTGCCCCTGTACAGCTAGGTGTGTTTGGCAAATCTTTGTGCCAAGTCGGTGTCTACGCGTGCTGTTTAACACGGTCACATTGCCATTTCACTCTTTGGCCCTCTGTGCAATGTGACATGCTGCACCTCGGTCAAAGATTGCGTGGTACGCAtgatgaaaaacaaaacagcgGAGTGCATTGATTATGGGAGGGACGATGCTTCGGTAAAATTTGCATGGTCGAACCATGGGCACTATAATGCGCTGCACGCACAAAGTCaagggtttttcttttttgcctcctGAATTCTTACTTTATAATGATCCGTTTCTATTATACTCCTTTTTTTGTGTTCATCCGTATCAGAAAAAGCCACGCCACAGTCATTTGAGATCAGCCACTCGCCGTAACAAGCAGTGAGAAGAGAAACGGAATGTTACAAAATACATCTGCTCTCAAGTTCTCAGCAATAACTTAGCATGTCAGCATTTCGTCAACAGGTCGGTGGAATGTTTCAAGCATCGAAAGTTGTACAACGGTTATCATTTGAACGCAGCGTAAAAAAACAATTTACCTTGTTGCTTGTCCACATAATCCACACATAAATTAAGCCTGCTGGTGTAAAGTGATGCATTTTGTTTTTGTGAAATCAGAAGCTTGCAGCAATCCACCAGCATACTCACAAAACAAGTGATAAGACGAGTTGAACTGCTAGTTCTGTGCACGTGACAACACCAAAGAAGGACTAGTGTTACTagcagcattaaagaaagcagTAATCTAGCTAAATATGTGGCAGAAAACCATCTTTTGTAGCCCTTTTTCAGCAGTGTACCACGAGCTTTTCCCTCGGTTTTGCCCCGTCGCGACTCATCGTAACACATcctcccccctgccccccccccctcaccaggCAATGGCAACCATGAATGCAGAAAGTGCGTTCAGTTTCCCCAGCTAAAAAAAACCGTCTACTTACTTTGCAACCTGAACTACCTGTATGAACCCAAGCACCAATATTGCCCAACCTTACTAAAATTTTTACATGGCTCGCATCCCACACCTTGTTATCACCAGAGGGGGGCTACTATGCGAGCACCAATTTCCTCCCAAAATCCACACATAAATTAAGCCCAAAAGGGCCGCTCAACCAGGCCCCAAAGCAAAATTTGGTTATACAGCTGAGTTCCACTAATTCGACCCCATATGGACCCAAGAAATCGATCAAATTATCCGCCGGGTCGAATTAAACATGCAGAAAAAATGCCAAACACACCACCGATTCACTTGGCAGTATTTCCTAGAGTCTAACACACTCTTAAATTGGATGTGCGCCCACTTTCTGTTTCCAAGTAAGATGCTAATGTCAAAacgacattaaagctcctaaacaaagtaggaATATAAATAACATGTACCCGACTTTTCAGTAAAaagatggcgggggggggggggggggggggcaaggttACATTAGGTGTTGCGAATTGGCAGccagtttcctaaagtcagcttcaagCCAATACACTAATGTTATGCATTAAAGCGCAGAAATGCTGCAAAGGCAGTTTTGATTTCGTATCTGGATTAAGGCgcacattagaatcgggtaaTACCGCAATCAAACATCGTGAGTCAGGCTATTGTTTGAAAACATTCCTAAGGCCAGCCGAAAATCGGCATTCCCAATGGGAGCTGACATGTGTTCAATGCAATTGCTTCCCCCTCAAGCATCACCGAAACAGAAACAGACAATGCCACTAAACGGGTTGCCAATGGGGTCACAATAAGGGTCAGGCACGCGCACGCTTACTTGTCAAGTTCGAATTACCCGGCAAAGGGTAATTTTAGGATCGAAGTAACAAAAGTTCGGGCCCATAATGGCACCGGCCGGGACATTCGGCTGGGATCAAAATAACCAGAAAATTTAATCAACCAGAGACAACTTAACGAAAGTCTCCTGCACACCGGAAACTTTAGGACGCCGTCTAGGGAGCATTTTTCCCCCAACAATCTTTCAATTTGGTTCACTACTAGAGGAGAAGAGGAATTGAAATGTTACATTTACATGCTGCCAGAAGGAGAGTTTCCCTGCCAGCACAGGTGCTCTGCCATCGCCTCGAATCCTGTTTCACAGGCAACAATCCTTTCCTGCCTTCTCCCATTCAGTAGCCAAGGGAATGCGGCACGCTTATGTGGTGACCCcagtctttcattctttttttttgtagctgcCCAGTGCTCTTTCAGGGACGATTTTACGCATTCTGCACTCGATAACTTTCCGAACTCACATGCCATAATCGACGACATCATACATAGGGGAATTTGAGCATCTGACATTGACTCTGGCTGGTAACGAGGCTCCCTTGAGAGGAAGGGCATGCAGAATTCAGATTTAAATTTCGTCTGCTATTGTGTTGAGCAGCAGTTTTATCATTTGCAACTGCCCCCATGTGCTTCATCTATGTGTTGTACCTGTCTGTTTGCAATGCCCAAACCTGGAGGGGGGGGCTTTAACAAATAGCCCAATTGTGGCACGCACCTCATGTACACAACAATGTAGTCAGAGTAGCCCTGGTCGTTGAAGATCTTCAGCAAGTCatccaaggtaatgttgttctcAATCCTCTTGAGGACATCCATAAACTGAAAAACATGGCAGAGAGAAGAACCAAACACACCATCAAAAGAATAACCTAAGCCTTTCTTCATGCTACTCCTGAACCagttgtacagtcgaacccactcaCAACATCAAATGCCACAAAAATTGCATTGTTGTAACCGATAATACTTATAAACCAAGTCacatgaaaaaaatcaaaatagggggatgccAGAGCTGACTTGAGAAAACGATataggcagggaggccagtgcccctccccaccaccttcctccggGCGACTGCAGATTGCGTGcgctcgtttaactgcttcctgggcactccGATTGTGTGGAACAAACTgcagctgtcggcgttaaagaatggcaaaGAGGTGTCACGAGTGGCAAGCGATATGTGAGCACCACCGAGGCATCGCTTTTTAATAAGGGGCCTTTTAAATATTGCGAGAAGGCCGCCACAGCAGCCTGtcgtcagcttgagaaatccagaagaaacgctgaggagagatcgccacaagcatctcgccagaTACTTCTCGCTGGCTCGCGcgagaaaagcctatgtccgtcagccatgcatgctttacgcAAAGCTTGCAGACATCCTCCTCCAAGGCACCAAAgcgctccacgtagtgcagcggaaggttcctcacgCAAAACCCCAGAGGGACTGAACCATGCCgagcctcctgtgaggacaacgttgaggcagcctgccctactgtgTCATCACTGCTATCGTCGCCGTCCCTATCTGATACAAGCACGTTCGCGATGATagtctcatcggttagaagcacttagctTCCAAATCTAGGgctgtgtgctttcttttcaccgacaacagcgtgcattgccgatgatcagagGGTGGATAcgtggagatggctggaaaatgagcgcgcggcGGCCGTTGAAGCAGCGGACCATCGTGCAGTgcctcgaatttctcgttttctttttttcttttccaaggaTTTAGCATTTCAccacctttcggctcggacacccagcagccagacttcatcgttataaccgataatacagcgggttatttcaccatggaaaacacaCAGAAGTCGACTGttcagcagcttctcattgttataaccggtatcgttataagtgggttcaactgtacagtgaaacttcgttaaaccatagttagccggagctcagaaaaagtacctactaaacggtagtactgtttaaccgaaatagcatgagatcacccacttacctgtcgaaaacggaactcagagagagtgtgatgaaaggggaaaaaaacatgcagtatttattcacttcacgcgacaaaagtgttattttcgtttgatgccgtggcggcctagTACGACAAAAGCGGCCTCAAACTTATTGAAGCtgtgtgccagcttttcagccagccccctcttctcggcaaacactcgcatggcagattccttgttggcgttacATATTCTCTGTGCCTGCATGCGGTAGTgttgcagaagtcccggggcgtCTTTTCCATTGCCGGGTGCTTCTCGTCGCAACGATTGCATTCAAGGGGCTGACGTAAAGCGCAGCTTCTTAAAaagattatggggctttacgtgccaaaaccactttctgattatgaggcacgccgtagtggaggactctggaaatttcgaccacccggggctctttaacgtgaacctaaatctaagtacatgggtactttcgcacttcgccctcatcgaaaatgcggccgccgtggccaggattcaattccgcgaccccgtgctcagcagcccaacgcgcagcttctgccactgccaggtctgaatcgcccgtgctgtcgctagtcgacacttcggcaacaatgGCGAAACGTTGAagctcgtagccgacatctcttcgcggtcacagcagcgctgccgagcaacttcttcgcattccaaatgtcacacgccgtagtcaacagcagatccctgccCATGCCAGTGCTGACCTCTTCGTGTCACGTTTGATAGCAGGGACGATGTCTAATTTCTCTTCTATGCTGAGGACCCAGCGGCTTTTTTATCCGAACttcagcatgacgcgagtcctcgcttacACGACGCCAAAACGCTCTATGGCATGgtgccaaaatgatgttgatgttgatgtggcttcacccgcaaacgcacagggcacttggaggccgttgttccgttccgatctctgaggcttgttgttctgccgggccgcccaatggagacgaagaaccgccgtgtttgcgcaaggaaaagtggaaacgctacattttaaccgatgcgtacgcaatgagctggtacagtttatgtggatacaaaacacattatgttcaatggctgctgagtcagggatttaactttactacttttaaaatgaaactactgtttaagcgcgtacggtttaacgaggttttactgtattagcGTGGCCTGTTGAAGCTATACAGCTATGTGCACTGCTATGAAGTTATCAGTGGTGGTTGAGTCAGTCTGGGATTTGAGGCGATTTTTTGACAAGGAAAGAAAGCAGCGCTGGAACAATTTAGAACCCGACACACCAGCCTTTTAGAGCTGTT
The sequence above is drawn from the Dermacentor andersoni chromosome 7, qqDerAnde1_hic_scaffold, whole genome shotgun sequence genome and encodes:
- the LOC126533873 gene encoding ubiquitin thioesterase OTUB1 isoform X2, with amino-acid sequence MNHDEAILAQEKEIEREIAERIPLVDTKQDLAILEKEYALDDEVYQQKVKDLRSKYQSIRKTRPDGNCFFRAFSFAYLESLLNDQQEYTRFKQLAENSKEVLVSLGFQRFTIEDFHDTFMDVLKRIENNITLDDLLKIFNDQGYSDYIVVYMRLLTSGQLQKEASFFASFIDGQRTVQEFCKQEVEPMYKESDHIHVISLTRNLGVGVRIQYMDRGIGGKVNTHDFPEDREPRIHLLYRPGHYDILYHS